The proteins below are encoded in one region of Streptomyces sp. NBC_00490:
- the glgX gene encoding glycogen debranching protein GlgX: MPVWSGHPYPLGAAFDGQGTNFALFSEVAECVELVLVEDDGSHRSVPLAEVDGFVWHCYLPGIGPGQRYGYRVHGPWHPDLGHRCNPAKLLLDPYSRAVDGQVDDHPALYDPAADSAGHTMLGVVTDPFFDWGEDRPPRRSYADTVIYEAHVRGMTRTHPDVPAELRGTYAGLAHPAVVEHLTSLGVTAVELMPVHQFVQDGVLQGRGLSNYWGYNTIGFFAPHNAYAAQGTRGQQVNEFKSMVRTLHAAGLEVILDVVYNHTAEGNEKGPTLSFRGIDNASYYRLVDGDWGHYYDTTGTGNSLLMRHPYVLQLIMDSLRYWVTEMHVDGFRFDLAATLARQFHEVDRLSAFFDLIQQDPVISRVKLIAEPWDVGEGGYQVGNFPPLWSEWNGKYRDTVRDFWRGGEHTLGDFASRLTGSSDLYQHSRRRPRASVNFVTAHDGFTLRDLVSYNDKHNEANGEGNQDGERDNRSWNCGAEGETDDASVLELRARQQRNFLATLLLSQGIPMLCHGDELGRTQRGNNNAYCQDNEVSWIDWRLTGEQRDLADFTRYVIGLRAAHPVLRRRRYFRGETVTHAGQPLPDLVWFAPDAREMNDGDWLRSDAHSVGVFLNGDAIAEPDPCGRPVMDDSFLLLLNGYWEPVAFRLPDPAYGERWTTLIDTAGPKAVPGETEHKADSTLTVQPRSLVLLSRPPANPPRTATTS, from the coding sequence GTGCCCGTCTGGAGCGGGCACCCCTACCCGTTGGGTGCCGCCTTCGACGGACAGGGCACCAACTTCGCGCTGTTCAGCGAGGTCGCCGAGTGCGTCGAACTCGTCCTCGTCGAGGACGACGGCAGCCATCGCAGCGTTCCCCTCGCCGAGGTCGACGGGTTCGTATGGCACTGCTACCTGCCCGGGATCGGTCCGGGGCAGCGCTACGGCTACCGCGTGCACGGACCCTGGCACCCGGATCTCGGCCACCGCTGCAATCCGGCGAAGCTGCTGCTCGATCCGTACAGCCGGGCGGTGGACGGCCAGGTGGACGATCATCCCGCGCTGTACGACCCGGCCGCCGACAGCGCCGGACACACCATGCTCGGTGTGGTCACCGACCCGTTCTTCGACTGGGGCGAGGACCGTCCGCCCCGACGGTCCTACGCCGACACCGTCATCTACGAGGCCCATGTCCGCGGTATGACCCGCACCCATCCCGATGTCCCGGCCGAACTCCGTGGCACCTACGCCGGGTTGGCCCACCCCGCGGTCGTCGAGCATCTGACGTCCCTCGGTGTGACGGCGGTCGAACTGATGCCGGTCCACCAGTTCGTGCAGGACGGTGTGTTGCAGGGTCGCGGTCTGTCCAACTACTGGGGCTACAACACGATCGGCTTCTTCGCCCCGCACAACGCCTACGCCGCCCAAGGCACCCGCGGTCAGCAGGTCAACGAGTTCAAGTCGATGGTGCGGACCCTGCACGCGGCCGGCCTCGAAGTGATCCTGGACGTCGTCTACAACCACACCGCCGAGGGCAACGAGAAGGGGCCGACGCTCTCCTTCCGAGGCATCGACAACGCCTCCTACTACCGGCTGGTGGACGGTGACTGGGGGCACTACTACGACACCACCGGCACCGGGAACAGCCTGCTGATGCGGCACCCCTACGTGCTCCAGCTGATCATGGACTCGCTGCGTTACTGGGTCACCGAGATGCACGTCGACGGCTTCCGCTTCGACCTCGCGGCCACACTGGCCCGGCAGTTCCACGAGGTGGACCGGCTCTCGGCGTTCTTCGACCTGATCCAGCAGGACCCGGTGATCAGCCGCGTCAAGCTGATCGCGGAACCGTGGGACGTGGGCGAGGGCGGTTACCAGGTGGGCAACTTCCCGCCCCTGTGGTCGGAGTGGAACGGCAAGTACCGGGACACCGTGCGGGACTTCTGGCGCGGCGGCGAGCACACGCTCGGCGACTTCGCGTCCCGGCTGACCGGCTCCTCCGACCTCTACCAGCACAGTCGGCGCCGACCGCGGGCCAGCGTGAACTTCGTGACCGCGCACGACGGCTTCACCCTGCGCGACCTCGTCTCGTACAACGACAAGCACAACGAGGCCAACGGCGAGGGCAACCAGGACGGCGAGCGGGACAACCGGTCCTGGAACTGCGGGGCGGAGGGCGAGACCGACGACGCGTCCGTGCTGGAGCTGCGCGCCCGCCAGCAGCGCAACTTCCTGGCCACGCTCCTGCTCTCGCAGGGCATCCCCATGCTCTGTCACGGTGACGAACTCGGCCGCACCCAGCGCGGCAACAACAACGCCTACTGCCAGGACAACGAGGTCTCCTGGATCGACTGGCGGCTGACCGGTGAGCAGCGCGACCTCGCCGACTTCACGCGGTACGTCATCGGACTGCGCGCCGCCCACCCCGTACTGCGCCGCCGGCGCTACTTCCGCGGGGAGACCGTGACGCACGCGGGTCAGCCGCTGCCCGACCTCGTGTGGTTCGCGCCGGACGCGCGCGAGATGAACGACGGCGACTGGCTGCGCTCCGACGCGCACTCGGTCGGGGTCTTCCTGAACGGTGACGCCATCGCCGAACCGGACCCCTGCGGCCGGCCGGTGATGGACGACTCCTTCCTGCTCCTGCTCAACGGCTACTGGGAGCCGGTCGCCTTCCGGCTGCCGGATCCGGCGTACGGCGAGCGCTGGACGACCCTGATCGACACCGCGGGGCCGAAGGCCGTGCCGGGCGAGACGGAACACAAGGCGGACTCGACTCTGACGGTCCAGCCCCGCAGCCTGGTCCTGCTGTCACGGCCCCCGGCGAATCCGCCGCGGACGGCCACGACGTCCTAG